The Campylobacter concisus DNA window CCGCATCAAAGCACTAAAAGTACCAAATGGCGACAACATCTTTAGCAAGCGCGAAATGAATAGATTTGAGGAATTTGTACGTAAATTTGGCGCGCAAGGTCTTGGTTACTTCCAAATGAAAGAAGAAGGACTAAAAGGCCCACTTTGTAAATTTTTCGAGCAAAGCGATCTTGACGAGATCATATCAAGATGTGAGCTAAAAGTTGGTGACGTAGTATTTTTTGGTGCTGGCAAGAAAAAAATCGTGCTTGATTATATGGGAAGATTTAGAATTTTCCTAGCTGAACAAATGGGTATCATTGATCAAGACAAACTTGAATTTTTATGGGTGCTCGACTTCCCAATGTTTGAGCAAAACGACGATGGCAGCTACTCTGCGATGCACCATCCATTTACTATGCCAAAAAATATAGATGAGCCTGATCTTGAAGATATCCTCTCTATCGCTCACGACGTCGTACTAAACGGCTTTGAGCTTGGTGGCGGAAGTATAAGAATTCACAAAAACGATATCCAACAAAAGGTCTTTAAGCTTCTTGGTATAGACGAAGAGGAACAGCGTGAGAAATTTGGCTTCTTGCTTGATGCCTTGACATTTGGTGCGCCTCCACATGGCGGTATCGCGATCGGCTTTGATAGACTAAATATGCTTGTAAATAAAGCAAGCTCGATCCGTGACGTCATAGCCTTCCCTAAAACACAGCGCGCTCAGTGCCCACTAACAAAGGCACCAAGCCACGCCAGCAACGAGCAGCTTAGAGAGCTAGGACTAAGGATAAGAGAAAAAGAGCAAAAGGCTTAAAAATTTATTGCAATAAATTTAGACTTTTTGAATGTCTAAATCTGAGTTATTTTAAAAATTTAAATTTTTGAGATGATTTTGGATGTTGTGCAGAAAATTTCATCCCAAAGCTAGACATATAGTCTGCTGCAGGATGAAATTTTCAAACTCATTCAAAGGCGCTCAAAAAATATAAAAAGGGAAAGAATGAAGAATTTATTTTTAATCATCGGCGCTCCAGGTAGCGGCAAAACAACAGATGCATCGATCATCGCACAACAAGATGAGAAATTTGCACACTTCTCAACTGGCGATCTTTTAAGGGCTGAGGTTGCTAGCGGTAGCGAGCTTGGTAAGCTTATAGATGGCTTTATTTCAAAAGGAAATTTAGTTCCGCTTGACGTTGTCGTAAATGCGATCGTCTCAGCTATCAAAAGCTCAAATAAATCAAACATCATAATCGACGGCTACCCAAGAAGCGTTGAGCAAATGACCGAGCTTGACAAAGTCTTAAGCGAACAAGATGAAATTTCTCTAAAAGGTGTCATCGAAGTAGATGTTAGCGAAGATGTGGCAAGAGCAAGAGTGCTTGGCCGTGCAAGAGGCGCTGACGATAATAACGAAGTCTTTAACAACCGCATGAAAGTATATCTTGATCCGATCAAACCTATCCGCAAATTTTATAGCGAAAAAGAGCTACTTCACGTAGTAAATGGCGAGCGTGGCATTGACGAGATCGTGGCTGATATCAAAGATTTACTAGCTAAACTTTTATGAACTCGCAGACCTTGCATCAAAATGTGCAAGGTCTCAAAGAAATATCATTCAAATATACTTATTTTTAATTTTATTTTAAATGTAACTTCCCTACAATTCTAAATTTATTTTTAACAGACCTAAACAAAGATGAAATTATGCATAAATTTAAATTTATAATACTACTTGCGATCATAGCCATTTTTGCCTTTACAGGATGTGCTAAAAAGTATATAGAAATGGTTGAAAAGGATACTGCATATAAGTACAGCAGTGCTAAAGCGGTTTGTGGCGAAACTGAACTTGATAAAAAACTAGAAGGATACATAAATACCTTTTTAAAAAAGAAAGACCAATACGGTGACGACTTAATCATAAAATGTGATATACAAAGAACAAAAAATGGAGTTAGGATCCTTAGACACTTAACTCTGGGCATAGGTGGAGCTGGTAAATCTGAGACTCTCGCGGTCGTAAATTTAGTCGATCAAAGCGGCAAAGAGGTGGCCAAATTTAACGTTACTGTCGAGATTAGATATGGCTTTCTTGGTGGTAGCGCAGATAGAGCGCTACCGATTACCGCTAAAAACATCTATAAAATTGTTACAAAAGATTTTATGTAAAAACTTACCTTTTATTAATATCATAAATGTACTATCCCTTAAAATTTCACAACCAATTTAAAAGGATAAAAATGAAAAAGATCATAACCGCTGCAATATCTGCTAGCATTGCGATGGCTGGAGGCTTCACATCAAAGCACTCAAGTGAAACGATAAGTGTAAAAGATGCCTTAAAACTAAACGACGACGCCAAAGTCGTACTTGAGGGTAAGATAAAGTCACATATAAAATCAGACAAATATGAATTTATTGATAAAAATGGTGACGTCATCGTTGTTGAGATCGATAATAATAAATGGGACAACATAACAGTCAATGAAGATACGCCTTTACGAATAAGAGGTGAGATAGATAAAGACCTTATGAAAACAGAGATCGACGTAGATAGCGTAGAAATCATAAGGTAGTTAAAATTTACACGCATTTAATGCAAAAAATACTAAAATCACGAAAATTTCTAACACAAAGGACGAATATATGGACGTTTCAAAGATCAAATTTGGCTCAAACCCAGACAAAATCAATGCCGTAATCGAAATACCTTATGGCTCAAATATAAAATACGAGATCGATAAAGATAGCGGTGCAGTCGTTGTTGATCGCGTGCTTTACTCAGCGATGTTCTATCCAGCAAACTATGGCTTTGTGCCAAATACACTTGCAGCCGATGGCGATCCAGCTGATATTTTGGTGCTAAACGAGTATCCACTTCAAGCTGGCAGCGTCATCCCTTGCCGCTTAATAGGCGTTTTGGTGATGGAAGATGAAGCAGGCATGGACGAGAAGCTTTTGGCTGTACCAGTTACAAAGATCGATCCAAGATATGAAGCGATAAAAAGCTACGAAGACTTACCAGTTGCAACGCTAAATAAAATTAAAAATTTCTTTGAAACTTATAAAATTCTTGAGCCAAATAAATGGGTAAAGGTAAAAGAATTTAAAGACGCAAACGCTGCAAAAGAGATTTTAGACGCTGCTATTAAAAATTATAAATAATTTAAAGCCCTATTTTAGGGCTTTTCTTTTTAAATTTGTTCGTTTTATACTCCACGTAAAAAAGGCTATTTTTTATATTTAGATAAGCTTTTTCTTGTATAATACGATTTTCTTTCAACTGTGGGTTCATAGCTCAGTTGGTTAGAGCATCCGGCTCATAACCGGATGGTCCCAGGTTCGAGTCCTGGTGAACCCACCACCTACTTTATCAACATTAAAAAATTAAAAATTTTTCATCACTTTTCCTTAGATTTTAAAATACAAAAATGTTTAATAGTCCAAAATTTAAGCCAAATTTTCTAAACTCTTTCTAAAATTTCCTTGCGTTTTTGCCAATCAGGCATATAAAGCGTTAGATAATCATAAAATTTCTTTGAGTGGTCAGGATAGAGCAGATGCACTAGCTCATGAAATACAACATACTCGATACACACTCTTGGCTTTTTGATGAGCTCTATGTTTAAATTTATATATGATTTATAAGGATTGCAACTCCCCCATCTCGTCTTCATCTGCCTTATTTTTACGCTTTTGATATCTTGTTTTACTATCTTGTTAAACTCTTGCAAGATATTAAAAAAATATAGCATCGCCTTTTCGTGATACCACTCATAGACCAATTTTTCTTTTCGTTTTATATCGCTTTTATCTTTCACAAAGAGCTCCAGATAGCCTCTTTGTAGCTTTACGCGCTCCTCTTTAGACTGCACGACTTTAAGCCGGTAGCTTCGCCCAAGATATTTAAAGTCTTCGCCACTTACGTATTCTTTTTCGGGCGGCCTAAACGAGGCAAAAAACGTACGCTTTTGCGTTATCCATTTAGCTCTTTTTTTATGATAAATTTTATATGCTCATCGCTTGTCGTTTTTGGCGCCGTTAGGATCGCTTCGCCATTTGGTCTAACTTTTAAGGTGATATTTTTCACCTCTTTTTTGATGATTTTCACCTCATTTGACATAGAAGCTTATTTCTATTCCACGGATAGTTTGGTAAATTTTCTCCTTCTCATTGATTAAAACGCCGTATTCGTCCTCTATCTCCCAAAGGGCATCTTCCATCTGACTTGTTATCTCATTTTCTACGTCTTTATTTTTGTGCCATTCTGGTTTTCTTGAGGCCTCTTCGTAAATTTCATAAAATTTCATGCTCAAATTTTTAGCGACCACCTCGACATCCACAAGCTCCACATCTCCCAAAATGTCGAGCAAATTATCATAAAT harbors:
- a CDS encoding adenylate kinase — protein: MKNLFLIIGAPGSGKTTDASIIAQQDEKFAHFSTGDLLRAEVASGSELGKLIDGFISKGNLVPLDVVVNAIVSAIKSSNKSNIIIDGYPRSVEQMTELDKVLSEQDEISLKGVIEVDVSEDVARARVLGRARGADDNNEVFNNRMKVYLDPIKPIRKFYSEKELLHVVNGERGIDEIVADIKDLLAKLL
- a CDS encoding NirD/YgiW/YdeI family stress tolerance protein gives rise to the protein MKKIITAAISASIAMAGGFTSKHSSETISVKDALKLNDDAKVVLEGKIKSHIKSDKYEFIDKNGDVIVVEIDNNKWDNITVNEDTPLRIRGEIDKDLMKTEIDVDSVEIIR
- the ppa gene encoding inorganic diphosphatase, which codes for MDVSKIKFGSNPDKINAVIEIPYGSNIKYEIDKDSGAVVVDRVLYSAMFYPANYGFVPNTLAADGDPADILVLNEYPLQAGSVIPCRLIGVLVMEDEAGMDEKLLAVPVTKIDPRYEAIKSYEDLPVATLNKIKNFFETYKILEPNKWVKVKEFKDANAAKEILDAAIKNYK